The DNA sequence CAGAATCAGAGGCCGACCAGAGGCGTATCCTCGGATATTAATCGATGTGTTTATTTCTTGCTTCGTCTCTTAAACCCTAGAAGAACCACAGCTAAGCCCTTTATTTCACATCTGTCTATAGTGTTTTTCTAGAGGCATGGGTGGGTCCTTCtacaacccaacccaacccaacccaacccaacgaTGCCATGTTACAGTGTTACGTTGGGGACCCACACGGGCCGTTGTGCCGTGCTGATGTGTAGCCCTTAAAGGAATTACGCGAAGGCAAACTCGGGACAGGGAGCAGCGCGGGACTTTCAAATTTCGTCTTTTACATTGGTTAATGGTTTTCGACTTTCAAAGCTTGGATTTAGGTATTATTTTAgatcatttataaataatagtaaaataatttataaataaaattattaataaataataaaaaaatatttaaaaataattatgttctcaaataaatcttattttttgcctaatcactataattaacTGGTAAATAGTTGTGTTCTATTTTGCATGATCACCATAGTTAACtggtaaaattaaaaataaaaaaatctgtaCTTCTCCTGAATCATTTATCCATCGatttagttttcattttctttgttcaCATCCCactcttatttatttcttagtagaataataaaaactaagaTTTTGCTATATACAAACGAGTTCGTGTACCATATTGCgtaccaataattttttttatttaaaaaaaattaaaaacaaatttttgaaagaagaaaaaaatctcctatatcataaaaattattttcatctttaattcacatcgttttattaaacatatatattacatatcaaTATTAGTGCACGAATTGATGCACAAACTtgcttataataaaattttaggaTAAAAGCTAATGTCACCGAATTCTTTAAtaattctatcatttctctattatattcTTACTCTAAGTCCTTTACCCTACATGCTTTAACTTGATCACCAATTTTTTTTCGTTAATTAATAACAGACAACTGTGGCTGCCTAGCTTTGATGTTTTGGGACAAAAAGAATCCTAAACCAAGCCTCAATTTGGATTGAcaactcaatttaatatatctcatcttatcccaCTTTAtcgttacatttttttaaaattttatataaaatatcataaattttttaaataataatattaaaaattattattttaataagattttattcaattaaaacaaCGACTAAGCAAACTAACAACACGCGCTAGTTCTACAAGAATATCAGTTAAACTGGAATTGAGTGGGGTGCGCCAGGCCCGCACAGTAGTGCAACGCATGGGCGACGCTAGAAATCCCGGGCAGCAAGCTGCCGTAATGGGCTTTCccccttaaaaaattaatttaatatcgTGTGACCCGATGGGCCACGTATCAGATATTAAACTGATAAGAACAGATACTACACTTGATCTTAGCCAAAAGGCCGAGAAAGGAATGCTTTGTATCGTCCACCAATTCGACTTTTATAACCCTGCCTTCACATTCGGCCTCTCCTATTCTCTCCGTGTGGGACAATGGACAATAGAACTTTCGGCTATTGACAACCAACATGTGGGGAACTAGTCTGCACATGTATAGAACAAATTCTTGGAGGAAAGAGTTCGATGATTTGTGACGCCGAAGAGGTGAAAATGAAGGGCGAGAGAGATTTGTTGCCTGGGCAAGTTTTGATTCTGCAAAGATTTTCTTGGGTTGACAGTTATGATTTGCCGGTGAATGGTAAGCATCTAATTAAGGCAAGAACAAATAATCCAGGTTCGAAATGTTCTAAATTTGCTCCATCGATTGATGACGAAGCCAGGAAATGAGATGCACCGCAAACCGATGATACCGTATTTGCGGAATACCGTTTGACTAAGATAAGAAaaggataaaattattttctccattAGCTGCTCAAGAACGCCCGTCTAGCTCAGCCGGTAGAGCGCAAGGCTCTTAACCTTGTGGTCGTGGGTTCGAGCCCCACGGTGGgcgccttttctttttttaatcgaTTCTATTAACCTGTTTTACgcaacttttatttatttttcatggtaAAACGATGCGTTGCGTCTCAGCAGCCACCTTAACGAATACAATAACAATTAGCCAattagagtgaaaaaaaaaaatgggttcaGTCCGGTGTAGTACGGTTCTTGAGAATCAAAACCAACGTGatatagattttcatattttaaaactgCTTTAAATCGAACcagattgatatatatttataattttttgtattatattatatatataatatgctaagttgctaattaatataatataaaattataatcttattattcaaatatattaatcttataatataaaattaatataacatgtgatataacataaaattaattttataaattttaatataacatataaatttcaatcttataatataaaactaatataacataaaattttaatgataaacataaacattaatattaaaatattaatataaacttacttttgatatatatataatttacttatattataatataaatagtttCGTATAtctaaacatcatattattactaacatatataaaatccttaaaatcggaaaaaccggaccggactgaaacCAGAAAAACTAGAAATTTCCATTTCGATAGTGAATTACAgtatcgattcttaaattttcaaaaccggtgtatattaatttagttctaaaaaatatataaaaacggaccgaactggaccgattacacccaTAAATACAATCATATTCATAAATGTCACGGTTGTTTCCAAATCTCTCACACAAACGCCCTCACAAGTCACAACATTTGCACATGAGCATTCACAAGTCTTCTTCTATTCTTCCGGTGCCAAACGGTCTCAAACAGCATACTTCTTCCCCAATTATTTGTCTATCATAGAATGTTCTACAACACTATTCAAACAGCATCTCAGAAGTCTTTTATATGACCATTATGGTCAGGACCGCAAGGAAAGCCATACGGAGCCATCTGGCCCGAGCAAAATTGGTTCTAATCCACGGCAATTTCAACATAGAAACTATTATTGTAACACCGCATAGACGGATGCAAAAGTCAGTCAAAACCAACCACATTATCTACTTCTCTATCAATCTGTCACCAAAATTTCAGTACAATCAAACTATGCGAATGCGAGTGAAGATAAAGGCTTTGGTCTCTGAATTTGCACGCTCCTGAAGATCCTGCATCTTACCTTTCAGCTAAAAGGTATGTAGCTTGCATTGAGTAAGTTGTCGAAACTATTAACCATTGGAGGAAACAAGGGTGAATAACTAGACAAGCAACCATGTATGCTCAGGATCTTCATCATCCACTACTTCAAGCAAGTCCACCAACACATTCATTACATTAGGATCAGCGAGTTGATGGAGCTGCCCacaacttcactttcttgtcAACACCAGCTGTGGCTAAAAGCAAAACTTCTCCATCTCCTGCAGaagcatatataaaaacaaatcatCTGTAAAGCTTGCTTTTGTGTCTATTAACACCCTTTTAATCAATAGAATTAAGCAGAAGCATATTTTGCATCTAATTGATCAAACGTGAGCTTTTCCAGACAAGGTCATTTAGACTTCTCAGACTTCAAAAATGATAGGAGATAATTTTCGTGAAGGGGTTTCTTAGCTGGAATTTTAAAGTCTTAATCTTCTGCGAGAAGAGAGGCTTCcatttgaaaactttgagaTGACTCGGCTAAAGTTCAAGAAGAGAAAAGTAGAAAAATGTGCAGACAATCATTGTGCCATATCAGGAAGGTGATTTACCCATAGGAATGATCTTAGGTGCCCATAAGATGCATGTGATGTCACCTGCATGGTAGAGTCATAGACTGAGGTCAATACAAGAttcataagaaaatattttttttttttttgtaattggaACAAAACACTAAAATGGTTAATTCATTGAATGACAAAGGTGGGTTTGTGTGAGCCAGACAACAATGTCAGAccataaataactaaataagtCCAAATGAAGAATACTCATCAACAAATACTTAGAAGAACATTCATTTTTTGAGTTAACGAACGTAAAACTTGATAAAATGCAGACAGGACACTATCTACAATTTGCACAGTAAAGAGCTAAATTTCTGTGGATCACTGAATGGCAATTTAGACAAACATAGAAATATTCCATGAAACAAGACAACATCCTTGGTATGAACCTAAGTAGACCTGAGACAACAGCGActacaaatgagaatatttggCTAAAGGAAACATATGTCAGACTAGTTCATAATTAACATAACAGTAtgaaaaagcaaataaaaataaagcagAAAAACATTCAACTAATTAATACCTTCATGTGCTTTGTCAGCTGTGTCCAAAACTTTCCCAGTTTCTACACATAACCACTGCAATGTCGAACCATGAGTTGCTGCTAATATCCTTCCATCTGGGGATATACAAAGACGATCATAGTGCAAAGTAGCACCACTTGAATCATGAAGTGGAATTGGAAACACCTTCAGAGTTTTTGGATCCTCGTCAAGATGATACCGAACTTCAAGACGACAGGTAAATGATGGTCAGCACCAACAAGACTATGGAACCATAAACATGAGAAGACAAATAAAGGTTGGATAACTTAAGGGATAATGTGAAATTGTTAGAACTGCTATATTCACATTGGTTTTTTATGTTgactttggggggggggggggttagtTGCGAATGTGGTGCGAATGTGTTCTCTTTATACAGAAAGCATATGCACCAGAGACATTGGTGAAACTTAATTCAGCACCCCTTTGATCTAGCCTCGTATACGTGTTTTACTAAAAGactttttataggtaatcaagaagttttattcataaaaagtTTTGCTAAGACTATTAAAGTGCACTCAACACGTTAAAGAATGATTTTGTGTTTCACTTGCCCGCAGGGGGGGGGGTTGTTAGCTCAATTACATGAAAAAAGCTTGGTAAAAGTACGTGTCAAGTACATTGTTTTGATGGTTATTGTGCTTCAATCCATTCATTCACTAACTCACTGTTAGATAAGGTCATGAGGATATATATTCTTTCTCCAATTGTTAATAGGAGTATATTTTTCCTGAATAAGTGCAAAGCTTAGGAGAAATATGTATGAGATGTGTACACACCATTGATATTCCAAATTCTTATTGAACCATCTTTGGAAGCTGTGATGATTTGCTCTGAGTTAGGAGCAAAACATAACCAAGTTACTGCACTCTGAAcatcaaaagaaggaaaattagACAGAAGAAGCAATACAATTATTAAACCATCAAGCAATGATAAGAACAAATTCACATAACGAAACATAGTGACTTTAGTAAGATTAGTAAAAGCAATATATTTCTATCACAGAAAGACCTTAAAAATGTACCATAAATTGCAGGTCATGTGTATATGCGTCACTGTTATATGCTTTCCATTATAAGAAACCAAAAAATACACTCAATGCCAGAAATTCCACTAGAGAAATGAGACATTTGTGGATTTTCTGAAAACACCCTTAATGCCAATCAACATTGCCTGGACTTTCTGATGCCATATACATCTAACctaaagttcttttttttttttaataagtgaaAACACTTAATAACTTCTATAACTTCTATTAACTTAAATTTTGAAGAACAATGCAAGTAGGGATCAATTTGGAAGACtagttttccttctttcttttacaTCTAATCTAAAGTTCTACACATTTCATGAATATAAATACACAAAATGGAAAATAGAacgaaaaataaagaaaaatcgaGGCAAACAAACTTTGTGAAGACATGATTGAAAGTATAACCTTGTGCCCTTTAAGCTGCATAGCTTTTAAAACCTCCTTGACTGAACCATCCTTTGAGTATACTATTTCCCAAACCTGCAAAAGAAATCGTGTCAAAAGAGTAATTCATTAGTTGACATGAACAATCAGATAAAGTTGCAACTCGTTCCAGATTAGATGTGTGGGACACTCAAATTGAGAAGCAAGGCATACATACCAAACACCTAGGACAAGACATTTGTTTCAGCAAggataaaattgaaaaggaaTTATAGATGGAGTGCTAGAGGATGCCATGAAGAGAAACCTTTTCATAAGTTGGTTGAGAAAAAATGTGAAGCAATCACTGACTGCAGATTGATCAGGATAAACTAGAGATAATCACCTTCACATCTGCAGTAAAGGCTGCAGCAGCAATAAAACGCCCATTTGGTGATATGGCAGTCATGGTGTTTTTCAACTGATTTGTGTCAACATTTCCCAAAATCTTCCCAGTTCTTCCATGCCAAAGTATGATATCAGTCCCTGAAAGTAACAGATCAACAGaagcaaacaaaaacaaacattttcaaagataaaagaagataaattacCTTCTGAACAAGAAGCAATAATTGTACTTCCATCAGCACTTCCATAACTTGCAGTAGTGCCAACAAGGGTTATAATAGCTTTTTTCTCATGGACTTTGTGATGTTCCCATTTAATTTCTGGGAGAGGAAGCTTGGCTTGTTTATTCTCATTAGAACCTTTGGGCTTTTCCTCTCCGTACATGTACAAAGAAGAACCAGTAAGCGTCTGAGAAGCTATGACTATAGAAGACACATCATCAGAGAATGCAACTGCTGTTGGATGGCCTCCAGCAGGCAAATTCATTCTCATAAACctgcaaaaattttcaaataatacatGGAgtaaaaagcaagaaaaaagcCCCTGCATCTTTTATATTGAGGcaaaatctaatattatatcaagGTTACTAGAAATTCATACTTGAAACTTTTACTTGAAGCATTATCCAACTTGAATACCCTGACCACTCCATCGGCACAAGCTAAGCGGAtataaaagaaactaaaatgagtatcaaaaaatatatcttgCATAAGAGAGAAATCAAATTGTTCAAATgaaagaaacttttttttttatataagtaagagataaatattatatatatgaatgacaTAGGCttagcccatgtacacaagaagtatacagaaagacacctaattacattctaagagcaataaattaaaaataagaaatcatgaacattatATTATCCCCATGCAATACAATAgcggaaaaccaacacattaagGTGTGTAACACAAAAGTCTTCAACTCGGTCAATGTGTGTTCCTTATTTTCAAAGCAGCGCGCATTcttttccgtccaaatacaccacatgatgcacaatgGAAAAATCTTCCATACCGCTTCCACTTGATAACTTCCATGTATctttctccaacaacccaacaaatccaccaccctcatgggcataacccaagcaacatcaaccctttggaagatctcatcccacaacatccttgttacctcacagtgaagtaagagatggtccacaaattctccattctttttacacaagtaacaccaatccatcactacacatcctctcttcctcaagttgtccgtggtcaagatcttcccaagagcagcattccaaacaaaaaatgctATTTTGAAAGGCACGCGAGACCTCCAAATCTTCTTCCAAGGGAACGGAGTATGAACTTGTGTTGTCAAGATGTTATAATATGCCTTAACAGTGCATATCTTGTGATTATTAGACCTCCATTTCAATCTATCTCGTTGTGTTATAGGAGTTCCCTTGGAATATAGTaggctgaaaaaatctgaaacaatagataattcacaatcatgaaaatccctattaaaaagaatattccactgatgcgAGCCATGAGAAAATAACCGCACATCCGCCACTGAAGTCTCCctattaactgcaatacgatataggGCCGAAAAAAccctttccaatgcatgatctccacaccataagTCCCGCCAAAAATTAATTCGATTGCCCTCCCCAACTACAAAATGAATTTGATTTGCAAAGcatggccaccccttccttataaacttccataaacccacaccatatccccctctcacttcgttggagcaccaaccaccccaagtgACACCATATCTCGCGTCaataatttccttccacaatgaaCCCCCCTCCaagtgatatctccaaagccatttccccaataGAGCTCTGttaaaagttctcaagttacacactcccaaccccccattcacaactgaggCACAAACTGTCTTTTATctaaccaaatgaaatttcttctcctctcccatgcctccccataagaagGCCCTAAAGAGTTTCTCCATTTCTGTTCACCACTCTTATAGGCAAAGGAAACagggataaaaaaatatgtagggaggttagtgagagtactcttaataagagtgaggtggcccccttttgataaatatacctgtttccaaccagccaacattttctcaatcttctccaccaccccatcccatatagctctattcttgaaagttgcACCAAACGGAAGGCCCATATATTTCATTGGGAAAGAGGACACTTTACAATCTAGAAGGCTTGCTAAACTGAGGATATTAGAAACCGCACCCATAAGAACCATCTCAGACCTGCCAAGGTTCACCTCAAGCCCTAacactgcttcaaagcaaagtaacaGTGCACGTAAAGTTTGGATCTGGCTATTATCCACTTCACAAAAGACTAAAGTATCATCTGCGAAAAGAATGTGTGAGATGATAATAGGGCCACCAGAGCCATTACCCACCTGAAAACCAGATAAGTATCCTCCCCCAACAGCAGTCTGCACCATCCTATTtagagcctccataactataacaaatagaagaggagagagaagaTCTCCATGCCGCAATCCTCacgaactataaaaaaaaaccagctaGTGTGCCATTAACTAGAACTGAGAAACGGGtggttgaaatacaatgacacATCCATGAAATCCACTTATCCCCAAAGTCACACCTCTCAAGCAGGTATAAAATGAATTTccagtttacatgatcatatgtcTTCTTCATGTCCAGCTTGTAGATAATACCTGAACCTCCTTCCCGTAGTCTATGATCCAAacaaatcaagaatttgtctcccacaAATAAAAGCATTCTGAGACTTGGAAATAATAAGTTCCAACACCGGACTAAGCCGGTTGGCAagcacctttgaaataatcttataaacacCACTAACTAGGCTTAGTGGACGAAAATCCTCAATCGTCGAAGCCTCgtgtttcttgggaatgagagcaataaaggtcgcattaaagaatttttcaaacttttgacaTGAGTGAAATTCACTAAAAACCTACATAACATCACATTTGACAttgtcccaacaagtttgaaagaaacccatagaAAAACCGTCCAAACCCGGtgcttta is a window from the Juglans regia cultivar Chandler chromosome 7, Walnut 2.0, whole genome shotgun sequence genome containing:
- the LOC109006159 gene encoding transducin beta-like protein 2 encodes the protein MDPVLALTIVSVLLGAVIALAFFNSYFGKRRSEVQSVAKAELQSDPKKHQRPPPPKKSHFKAHSHSAADKDQNKRHHPLDLNTLKGHGDSVTGISFSSDGRSLATACADGVVRVFKLDNASSKSFKFMRMNLPAGGHPTAVAFSDDVSSIVIASQTLTGSSLYMYGEEKPKGSNENKQAKLPLPEIKWEHHKVHEKKAIITLVGTTASYGSADGSTIIASCSEGTDIILWHGRTGKILGNVDTNQLKNTMTAISPNGRFIAAAAFTADVKVWEIVYSKDGSVKEVLKAMQLKGHKSAVTWLCFAPNSEQIITASKDGSIRIWNINVRYHLDEDPKTLKVFPIPLHDSSGATLHYDRLCISPDGRILAATHGSTLQWLCVETGKVLDTADKAHEGDITCILWAPKIIPMGDGEVLLLATAGVDKKVKLWAAPSTR